One window of Brachybacterium ginsengisoli genomic DNA carries:
- a CDS encoding flavin reductase family protein, translated as MPVDQDEYRRLSDLLAVGVAVASTRQGPHDVLVTVDSYLDLSYDPPTMLIALYGMSRAAEAVEEAGHVCLTLLSDDQQHLADRFGTPGAPLQGMLGGLEVTRTADGDAILPGALAHFALRIDQAVDAATHRLLIGGVVEMGEGRPDADPAVRFAGEKRSLR; from the coding sequence GTGCCCGTCGACCAGGACGAGTACCGCCGCCTCAGCGACCTGCTCGCCGTGGGCGTCGCGGTGGCCAGCACGCGGCAGGGCCCGCATGACGTGCTGGTGACCGTCGACTCCTACCTCGACCTCTCCTACGACCCGCCCACGATGCTCATCGCGCTGTACGGGATGTCGCGCGCGGCCGAGGCGGTCGAGGAGGCCGGGCACGTGTGCCTGACCCTGCTCAGCGACGATCAGCAGCACCTCGCCGACCGCTTCGGCACCCCCGGCGCGCCCCTGCAGGGCATGCTCGGCGGCCTCGAGGTCACCCGCACCGCGGACGGCGACGCGATCCTGCCCGGAGCGCTCGCCCACTTCGCGCTCCGCATCGACCAGGCCGTCGACGCCGCCACCCACCGGCTGCTCATCGGAGGGGTGGTGGAGATGGGGGAGGGCCGGCCCGACGCCGACCCCGCCGTGCGCTTCGCCGGGGAGAAGCGCTCCCTGCGCTGA
- a CDS encoding YccF domain-containing protein translates to MRSLISLILNIIWLLTAGWALFLGYVLAGVLACLLVVTIPFGLASFRIAGFVIWPFGREVVDTGRGGAGSALGNVIWFVIAGWWLALGHVATAIAQAVTIIGIPLAWANLKLIPVTCFPFGKEVMDSDSARSRMLPTVR, encoded by the coding sequence ATGCGCTCCCTGATCTCGCTGATCCTGAACATCATCTGGCTGCTCACCGCCGGCTGGGCCCTCTTCCTGGGCTACGTGCTGGCCGGCGTCCTCGCCTGCCTCCTCGTCGTGACCATCCCCTTCGGCCTCGCCTCCTTCCGCATCGCCGGCTTCGTGATCTGGCCCTTCGGCCGCGAGGTCGTGGACACCGGCCGCGGCGGCGCGGGCAGCGCGCTCGGCAACGTGATCTGGTTCGTCATCGCGGGCTGGTGGCTGGCGCTGGGGCATGTGGCCACCGCCATCGCCCAGGCGGTCACCATCATCGGCATCCCGCTGGCCTGGGCGAACCTCAAGCTGATCCCGGTGACCTGCTTCCCCTTCGGCAAGGAGGTCATGGACTCGGACTCGGCCCGATCCCGGATGCTCCCCACGGTCCGCTGA
- a CDS encoding alpha/beta hydrolase produces MNPLERLALRLIPAARFDVREDYAKVRRLQRQLAALPPARFRTPTWDTFSDSGDGRRVPVRVFTPREQRREDLLLFFHGGGWVTGDIESYTPACATMADLTGCRVASVDYRLAPEHPFPAGLEDCYGTARRLLEDPSLAGLPDADGIVLVGDSAGGNLAAAVSLLLAEQGRPVPSRQILLYPVTHWDHDPETSPFESVRRHGEDYRLTTTEIRDYLDLYVPDPELRRSRLVSPLMATDLGGQPETLVITAELDLLCDEGEAYAGALAAAGNRVRTHRVERALHGFITLPRFARPLRDAYEVIDDFLDAGPAGSTAP; encoded by the coding sequence ATGAACCCGCTGGAGCGACTGGCGCTGCGCCTGATCCCCGCCGCGCGCTTCGACGTGCGCGAGGACTACGCGAAGGTGCGGCGGCTGCAGCGGCAGCTGGCGGCCCTGCCGCCGGCCCGCTTCCGCACCCCCACCTGGGACACCTTCTCCGACAGCGGCGACGGCAGGCGCGTGCCCGTGCGCGTGTTCACCCCGCGCGAGCAGCGGCGCGAGGACCTGCTGCTGTTCTTCCACGGCGGCGGCTGGGTCACCGGCGACATCGAGAGCTACACCCCTGCCTGCGCCACCATGGCCGACCTCACCGGCTGCCGCGTGGCCTCGGTCGACTACCGGCTCGCCCCGGAGCATCCCTTCCCGGCCGGTCTCGAGGACTGCTACGGCACGGCCAGGCGCCTGCTCGAGGACCCCTCGCTCGCCGGGCTCCCCGACGCCGACGGCATCGTGCTGGTCGGCGACTCCGCGGGCGGGAACCTCGCCGCCGCGGTCTCCCTGCTGCTCGCCGAGCAGGGCCGCCCGGTGCCCAGCCGGCAGATCCTGCTCTACCCCGTCACCCATTGGGATCACGACCCCGAGACCTCACCCTTCGAGTCCGTGCGGCGCCACGGCGAGGACTACCGCCTGACCACCACCGAGATCCGCGACTATCTCGACCTGTACGTCCCGGACCCGGAGCTGCGTCGCAGCCGCCTCGTGTCCCCGCTGATGGCGACCGACCTCGGAGGGCAGCCCGAGACCCTCGTGATCACGGCCGAGCTCGACCTGCTGTGCGACGAGGGGGAGGCCTACGCCGGCGCGCTCGCCGCGGCCGGCAACCGGGTGCGCACCCACCGGGTCGAGCGGGCCCTGCACGGCTTCATCACCCTGCCCCGCTTCGCCCGGCCGCTGCGGGACGCCTACGAGGTGATCGACGACTTCCTCGACGCCGGACCGGCCGGGAGCACCGCGCCGTGA
- the argS gene encoding arginine--tRNA ligase yields MPAPEIALTQRFQTAFAAAFGSEYADADPIIRPSQFADFQCNAAMGLAKRLGRKPRDIAAEIVEAVDLSDIAEDPEIAGPGFLNIRLRTDWVAAQAAELVDPAAALGVPAPERAETVVLDYSAPNVAKEMHVGHLRTTVVGDSIARTLEKLGHTVVRQNHIGDWGTPFGMLIEHLLEVGEDSAEADLLKTDPNAFYQAARATFDGGGDFAERARKRVATLQSGDAESLRIWTNLVELSKLYFHRIYDMLGVTLTDDHLAGESSYNDLLAAVCDDLEAAGIARISDGALCVFPEGFTGRDEQPLPLIIRKSDGGYGYATTDLAAIRHRVGTLGADRIGYVVGSAQGLHFQMVFTAAREAGWLPDEVQAEHVKIGSVLGEDGKILRTRSGSSLRLMALLEEAVGTARTVIDDLRPDLPEDERAQIAHDIGIGGVKYADLSTAHDSDYTFDLDRMLALTGNTAPYLQYAVARIRSISRKAAAQGITAAAAPRIENDAERALALQLLEFGPTLVSVGAEFEPHRLCAYLFSLAQAFTSFYEASPILKESDEEVRAGRLALAQLTERVLVEGLDALGVNAPQQM; encoded by the coding sequence ATGCCTGCTCCCGAGATCGCGCTGACCCAGCGCTTCCAGACCGCCTTCGCCGCCGCCTTCGGGTCCGAGTACGCCGATGCGGACCCGATCATCCGCCCCTCGCAGTTCGCGGACTTCCAGTGCAACGCCGCGATGGGTCTGGCCAAGCGCCTGGGACGGAAGCCGCGCGACATCGCCGCGGAGATCGTCGAGGCCGTCGACCTGAGCGACATCGCCGAGGATCCCGAGATCGCCGGGCCGGGCTTCCTGAACATCCGCCTGCGCACCGACTGGGTGGCGGCGCAGGCCGCCGAGCTGGTGGACCCCGCCGCCGCGCTCGGCGTGCCCGCACCCGAACGGGCCGAGACCGTGGTGCTGGACTACTCGGCGCCGAACGTCGCCAAGGAGATGCACGTCGGCCACCTGCGCACCACCGTGGTGGGCGACTCCATCGCCCGCACCCTGGAGAAGCTCGGCCACACCGTGGTGCGCCAGAACCACATCGGCGACTGGGGCACCCCCTTCGGCATGCTCATCGAGCACCTGCTCGAGGTGGGCGAGGACAGCGCCGAGGCGGATCTGCTGAAGACCGATCCGAACGCCTTCTACCAGGCCGCGCGCGCGACGTTCGACGGCGGCGGCGACTTCGCCGAGCGCGCCCGGAAGCGGGTGGCGACCCTGCAGTCCGGCGACGCCGAATCGCTGCGGATCTGGACCAACCTGGTGGAGCTCTCGAAGCTGTACTTCCACCGCATCTACGACATGCTCGGCGTGACCCTCACCGACGATCACCTCGCCGGCGAGTCCTCGTACAACGACCTGCTCGCCGCGGTCTGCGACGACCTCGAGGCCGCGGGCATCGCCCGGATCTCCGACGGGGCGCTGTGCGTCTTCCCCGAGGGCTTCACCGGCCGTGACGAGCAGCCGCTGCCGCTGATCATCCGCAAGTCCGACGGCGGCTACGGCTACGCCACCACGGACCTCGCCGCGATCCGCCATCGCGTGGGCACGCTCGGAGCGGACCGCATCGGCTACGTGGTCGGCTCGGCGCAGGGCCTGCACTTCCAGATGGTCTTCACCGCTGCCCGCGAGGCCGGCTGGCTGCCTGATGAGGTCCAGGCCGAGCACGTGAAGATCGGCTCCGTGCTCGGCGAGGACGGCAAGATCCTGCGCACCCGCTCCGGCTCCTCGCTGCGGCTCATGGCGCTGCTGGAGGAGGCCGTCGGCACGGCGCGCACCGTCATCGACGACCTGCGCCCCGACCTGCCCGAGGACGAGCGCGCACAGATCGCCCACGACATCGGCATCGGCGGCGTGAAGTACGCGGACCTCTCCACCGCGCACGACTCCGATTACACCTTCGACCTGGACCGCATGCTGGCGCTGACCGGCAACACCGCCCCGTACCTGCAGTACGCGGTGGCGCGGATCCGCTCGATCAGCCGGAAGGCCGCCGCCCAGGGCATCACCGCGGCCGCCGCGCCGCGGATCGAGAACGACGCCGAGCGCGCCCTCGCCCTGCAGCTGCTGGAGTTCGGGCCCACCCTGGTGAGCGTGGGCGCGGAGTTCGAGCCCCACCGGCTGTGCGCCTACCTGTTCTCGCTCGCGCAGGCGTTCACCTCCTTCTACGAGGCCTCCCCGATCCTCAAGGAGTCCGACGAGGAGGTGCGGGCGGGCCGCCTGGCGCTCGCCCAGCTCACCGAGCGGGTGCTCGTCGAGGGTCTCGACGCGCTCGGGGTGAACGCACCGCAGCAGATGTGA
- a CDS encoding alcohol acetyltransferase, translating into MKRRHWVRLDNASNIFPAARSDVDPKVFRLGAELDHLVDPALLQEALEETFERFPLYHAVLRRGVFWYYLQDSDLRPQVVAETEQVCAPIYQPDRRTLLFRVVHHRRRVGLEVFHALSDGTGALWFLTDLLGAYARRRFAGEAPVVEEVHELAPDSFAHYFRRRQPVPASHEEDFTREATPAVLTVEEAAREEGPVGEGRARRPSGRRRRVHRLRGSRTPDHRTRALELSMPAADVLALAKAEGAAPTMYLTALFFEAIRRTDARVHARSTFAASVPVNLRQFFPSTSARNFFATIRVEHTYGRGDDSIGAVARGLQEAFSAEATEEALGRRLRRLIRVERFPPARIVPRPLKDLLLSAINYANNRSLTVAISNLGRVTLPSPAQDHVGRMLFLVSAVRPQFCAITHGGQLTLGFTSPFVETAHVREFARLLSGAGIEVSLAAARSTEEELAGVGA; encoded by the coding sequence GTGAAGCGCCGTCACTGGGTGCGCCTGGACAACGCCTCGAACATCTTCCCCGCCGCGCGCAGCGACGTGGACCCCAAGGTGTTCCGGCTCGGGGCCGAGCTCGATCACCTGGTCGACCCCGCGCTCCTCCAGGAGGCGCTCGAGGAGACCTTCGAGCGCTTCCCGCTCTATCACGCGGTGCTGCGGCGCGGAGTGTTCTGGTACTACCTCCAGGACAGCGACCTGCGGCCCCAGGTGGTCGCCGAGACCGAGCAGGTCTGCGCCCCGATCTACCAGCCCGATCGACGCACCCTGCTGTTCCGGGTCGTCCACCACCGTCGCCGCGTGGGCCTCGAGGTCTTCCATGCCCTCTCCGACGGCACCGGCGCGCTGTGGTTCCTCACCGACCTGCTCGGCGCCTACGCCCGTCGGCGCTTCGCCGGGGAGGCCCCGGTCGTCGAGGAGGTGCACGAGCTGGCCCCGGACTCCTTCGCCCACTACTTCCGTCGCCGTCAGCCCGTCCCCGCCTCGCACGAGGAGGACTTCACCCGGGAGGCGACCCCGGCGGTGCTCACCGTCGAGGAGGCGGCGCGGGAGGAGGGGCCGGTGGGCGAGGGGCGAGCCCGGCGCCCGTCCGGTCGCCGTCGGCGGGTCCACCGCCTGCGCGGCTCCCGCACTCCCGACCACCGCACCCGTGCCCTCGAGCTGAGCATGCCGGCCGCCGACGTGCTGGCCCTCGCGAAGGCGGAGGGCGCGGCCCCCACCATGTACCTCACCGCGCTGTTCTTCGAGGCGATCCGCCGCACCGACGCGAGGGTGCACGCGCGCTCGACGTTCGCCGCCTCCGTGCCGGTCAACCTGCGACAGTTCTTCCCCTCGACCTCCGCGCGGAACTTCTTCGCGACCATCCGGGTCGAGCACACCTACGGGCGGGGCGACGACTCGATCGGGGCGGTCGCCCGCGGGCTGCAGGAGGCCTTCAGCGCCGAGGCGACCGAGGAGGCGCTCGGCCGACGGCTCCGCCGGCTGATCCGGGTGGAGCGCTTCCCGCCGGCCCGCATCGTGCCGCGGCCGCTCAAGGATCTGCTGCTCAGCGCCATCAACTACGCCAACAACCGCTCGCTCACGGTCGCGATCTCGAACCTCGGCCGCGTCACGCTCCCGAGCCCGGCGCAGGACCATGTGGGCCGGATGCTCTTCCTCGTCTCCGCGGTGCGCCCGCAGTTCTGCGCGATCACCCACGGCGGGCAGCTGACCCTCGGGTTCACCTCGCCGTTCGTGGAGACGGCCCACGTGCGGGAGTTCGCGCGGCTGCTCTCCGGGGCCGGCATCGAGGTGTCCCTCGCGGCCGCCCGGTCCACCGAGGAGGAGCTCGCGGGGGTGGGTGCATGA
- a CDS encoding DUF6320 domain-containing protein → MRACADCSLRVEGDWKRCPLCGGDLRGAVVPSPYPAVPLRYSRRRVLRVLVLCSLGVILLSFLAQLLFRRDAEDLGALRSVWLGIATTWLVVLMAVSKRRNLAKFIVYLVAAAAAVSVYWDYLTQWSGWSVTYVVPIVCAASIAGLLITVRVIRMELADYVVYSGLTVLLGLAPIVFLALGWVGTPIPSAICGALSIAVVTLLLALRGGAVRHELATRLHL, encoded by the coding sequence ATGAGAGCGTGCGCCGACTGCTCGCTCCGGGTCGAGGGCGACTGGAAGCGCTGCCCCCTGTGCGGCGGCGACCTGCGCGGAGCGGTCGTGCCGAGTCCGTACCCGGCGGTCCCGCTGCGCTACTCGCGCCGCCGCGTGCTGCGGGTCCTGGTGCTCTGCTCGCTGGGCGTGATCCTGCTGTCCTTCCTCGCCCAGCTGCTGTTCCGTCGCGATGCCGAGGACCTCGGCGCGCTGCGCTCGGTGTGGCTGGGGATCGCGACCACCTGGCTGGTGGTGCTGATGGCGGTGAGCAAGCGGCGGAATCTCGCGAAGTTCATCGTCTACCTGGTGGCCGCGGCGGCGGCGGTGAGCGTGTACTGGGACTACCTCACGCAGTGGTCCGGCTGGTCGGTGACCTACGTGGTGCCGATCGTGTGCGCCGCCTCGATCGCGGGCCTGCTGATCACGGTGCGGGTGATCCGGATGGAGCTGGCGGACTACGTGGTCTACAGCGGGCTGACGGTGCTGCTGGGCCTCGCCCCGATCGTGTTCCTGGCGCTGGGCTGGGTGGGCACCCCGATCCCCTCGGCGATCTGCGGCGCCCTCAGCATCGCGGTGGTGACGCTGCTGCTGGCTCTCCGCGGCGGCGCGGTACGCCATGAGCTGGCCACGCGGCTGCACCTCTGA
- a CDS encoding lysoplasmalogenase family protein, whose protein sequence is MPPLRSIHLASWAAYALAALLNVGAVLADAETLRRLTQPLFAPLLMVVLLTAAPHRSRTTTLLMGGLLCAWAGDSLGQLIPQGAQLIAVAGFLAALAFYSAALAPLWARSWDAMRIALAIPYGAVVVGLFVACADGAGPLLGVVAAYAVALAVMAFLSAGGNGLTWSGGTLFLLSSSLLAMDWFLPGASIALSTELVMLTYTVGHALLIGGMVRLMPRRRWTVCAPGASLVVVES, encoded by the coding sequence GTGCCGCCGTTGCGTTCGATCCACCTCGCGTCGTGGGCGGCGTATGCCCTGGCGGCCCTGCTGAACGTCGGCGCGGTCCTCGCGGACGCGGAGACGCTCCGTCGGCTGACCCAGCCGCTGTTCGCGCCGTTGCTGATGGTGGTGCTCCTGACCGCGGCACCGCACCGCTCGCGCACCACCACGCTGCTGATGGGCGGCCTGCTGTGCGCCTGGGCCGGGGACAGCCTCGGGCAGCTCATCCCGCAGGGCGCGCAGCTGATCGCCGTGGCGGGATTCCTGGCGGCTCTGGCCTTCTACTCGGCGGCGCTGGCTCCGCTGTGGGCGCGCAGCTGGGATGCGATGCGCATCGCGCTGGCGATCCCCTACGGCGCCGTGGTGGTGGGACTGTTCGTGGCCTGCGCCGACGGTGCCGGCCCGCTGCTCGGCGTGGTCGCCGCCTATGCCGTGGCCCTGGCCGTGATGGCCTTCCTCTCGGCGGGAGGGAACGGCCTGACCTGGTCCGGAGGAACGCTGTTCCTGCTGTCGAGCTCGCTGCTCGCGATGGACTGGTTCCTGCCGGGAGCGTCGATCGCGCTCAGCACCGAGCTGGTGATGCTCACCTACACCGTCGGCCACGCCCTGCTCATCGGCGGGATGGTGCGCCTGATGCCGCGGCGCCGCTGGACCGTCTGCGCACCGGGCGCCTCCCTGGTGGTCGTCGAGAGCTGA
- a CDS encoding DUF7937 domain-containing protein, whose translation MDRERHGEGTQDDDWIFAIDDPHSLPTDRLPDRAEFDRYATPLLARRAGGAAMPPGENETVDLSSLDLTDPGADPAQEPAAATGAIPMLGPDGEPLEDEDADQLTAPLSRPAAATSYARSGTTPNAEGDEIPWNGFVLPDRFTDLGVFDALRDVAALICLAAALTTTFTVAHSPQLDLLGKVGIGSALLALVAVHLLRWVPKNPPLNAVRVLRIVGMLPALGAAVTVIVADLVLSLPNLFASLPDGPPVGIGIGVSLLLLGGILGIEPRAHEGHVPQARARRAARTLLFGVGVAAAAALLVALVMIVGRIFTTGWAYSLVTFSNTVISALLLGIVLLSGLRRERSWYVLSTAVVAALVIAALADNTLELQFAAPQSFATGFVYLPFLVAAFGLMISRSFVRSMPVSFRRTDWLVYCVRAFEFSALMHAAAVLWHVLAAIASLGGRAPGSPLLHGIDAVVCVCFLVVSLSGRTSLLTRPAVSARASGVVAGLILVVVGFLDVIVNSLAMAAGAGLVTGGVALSLGLAVALMLTVPAPVRDEFGAPDVTRMFADFRARDGGTRSLLDLVPDVTAETARRKIFPGR comes from the coding sequence ATGGACAGGGAGCGGCACGGCGAGGGGACCCAGGACGACGACTGGATCTTCGCGATCGACGACCCCCACAGCCTGCCCACGGATCGCCTCCCGGACCGGGCCGAGTTCGACCGCTACGCGACCCCGCTGCTCGCCCGACGAGCCGGCGGCGCGGCGATGCCCCCGGGTGAGAACGAGACCGTCGACCTCAGCTCCCTGGACCTCACCGATCCCGGCGCGGATCCTGCGCAGGAGCCGGCCGCGGCGACGGGCGCGATCCCGATGCTCGGACCCGACGGCGAGCCCCTGGAGGACGAGGACGCGGACCAGCTGACCGCTCCGCTGTCCCGGCCGGCGGCGGCGACGTCCTACGCCCGCTCGGGCACCACCCCGAACGCGGAGGGGGACGAGATCCCGTGGAACGGGTTCGTGCTCCCGGATCGCTTCACGGACCTCGGGGTCTTCGACGCGCTGCGCGACGTGGCCGCCCTGATCTGCCTCGCGGCGGCCCTGACCACCACGTTCACCGTCGCACACTCCCCGCAGCTGGACCTGCTGGGCAAGGTGGGGATCGGTTCGGCACTGCTCGCCCTGGTCGCGGTGCACCTGCTGCGCTGGGTCCCGAAGAACCCGCCGCTGAACGCCGTGCGCGTGCTGCGGATCGTGGGCATGCTGCCGGCCCTGGGCGCCGCGGTCACCGTGATCGTCGCCGACCTGGTGCTCTCGCTGCCGAACCTGTTCGCCTCGCTGCCCGACGGCCCGCCCGTCGGCATCGGGATCGGCGTCTCCCTGCTGCTGCTCGGCGGGATCCTCGGCATCGAGCCCCGTGCGCACGAGGGCCACGTCCCGCAGGCGCGGGCGCGCCGGGCGGCCCGCACCCTGCTCTTCGGCGTGGGCGTCGCGGCGGCCGCCGCGCTCCTGGTCGCGCTGGTGATGATCGTGGGCCGGATCTTCACGACCGGCTGGGCGTACTCCCTGGTCACCTTCTCCAACACGGTGATCTCCGCGCTGTTGCTGGGGATCGTGCTGCTCTCCGGCCTGCGCCGTGAGCGGTCCTGGTACGTGCTGTCCACCGCCGTGGTGGCGGCCCTGGTGATCGCGGCGCTGGCCGACAACACCCTCGAGCTGCAGTTCGCGGCGCCGCAGAGCTTCGCGACCGGCTTCGTCTACCTGCCCTTCCTGGTCGCGGCCTTCGGGCTGATGATCTCGCGCTCCTTCGTGCGCAGCATGCCGGTCTCCTTCCGCCGCACCGACTGGCTGGTCTACTGCGTGCGCGCCTTCGAGTTCAGCGCCCTCATGCATGCCGCCGCCGTGCTGTGGCACGTGCTGGCCGCGATCGCCTCGCTCGGCGGGCGCGCCCCCGGCAGCCCCCTGCTCCACGGGATCGATGCCGTGGTGTGCGTCTGCTTCCTGGTCGTCTCGCTGTCCGGCCGCACCTCGCTGCTCACCCGCCCTGCGGTGAGCGCGCGGGCCAGCGGCGTGGTCGCCGGGCTGATCCTGGTGGTCGTCGGCTTCCTCGACGTCATCGTGAACTCGCTGGCGATGGCCGCCGGCGCCGGGCTGGTCACCGGCGGCGTCGCCCTGTCCCTCGGCCTCGCCGTCGCCCTGATGCTCACCGTGCCGGCCCCGGTGCGCGACGAGTTCGGCGCCCCGGACGTCACCCGCATGTTCGCCGACTTCCGCGCCCGCGACGGCGGCACGCGGTCCCTGCTGGACCTGGTGCCCGACGTCACCGCCGAGACCGCTCGGCGCAAGATCTTCCCCGGTCGCTGA